One region of Terriglobales bacterium genomic DNA includes:
- a CDS encoding PilZ domain-containing protein: MTLECLLVVRNPTLLRVLTDHLESAGIHPNVCAAADDALARLQATKFDAVMVDCVEVEDGAEVLRTVRASAPNRRAIVFAIVDGESTPRERAEMGANFVLERPISPDLLGRSLRAARNLMLQERRRYFRLPVSFGVSLLSGNNEIRGTVTNVSSGGLAFQLDRKIEVGWLGQVEFTVTEIKLKMEVKGEVVWLSPELQGGIRFTHIPMRLQKPFFDWLASKSGMDDPDPRKAASQSG, translated from the coding sequence ATGACTTTGGAGTGCCTGCTGGTGGTCCGAAACCCGACTCTATTGCGGGTTTTGACTGACCACCTCGAGTCCGCAGGCATTCATCCCAACGTGTGCGCGGCTGCCGACGATGCGCTGGCGCGTCTCCAGGCGACCAAGTTTGACGCCGTCATGGTGGACTGCGTCGAGGTGGAAGACGGCGCCGAAGTCCTCCGAACCGTGCGCGCCTCCGCTCCCAACCGGCGGGCGATCGTGTTCGCCATCGTGGACGGCGAAAGCACTCCGCGCGAGCGCGCCGAAATGGGCGCGAACTTTGTCCTGGAGCGGCCCATTTCCCCTGACCTGCTCGGCCGCAGCCTGCGCGCCGCGCGCAACCTCATGCTTCAGGAGCGGCGCCGTTACTTCCGGCTTCCCGTCAGCTTCGGCGTGTCGCTGCTTTCCGGAAACAATGAGATCCGCGGCACGGTGACCAACGTCAGCAGCGGCGGCCTCGCGTTTCAGCTCGACCGGAAGATCGAGGTGGGCTGGCTGGGACAGGTGGAATTCACCGTCACCGAAATCAAGCTGAAGATGGAAGTGAAGGGCGAAGTCGTGTGGCTGAGTCCCGAGTTGCAGGGCGGCATCCGATTCACGCACATTCCTATGCGTTTGCAGAAACCATTCTTCGACTGGCT
- a CDS encoding NAD(P)H-quinone oxidoreductase, translated as MKAIVIARPGGPEVLELRDVPQPAPGPDEVLVRVHAAGVNRADLLQRAGRYPAPPGVPADIPGMEFSGEVADTGARVKRWRKGDRVMGLVGGGAYAEFVVAHEGVVAAVPDSLSWTEAAAIPEAFITAHDALWSQAELQPGERVLIHAVASGVGLAAVQLARARNAEPFGTSRTPDKIERARAFGLVDGIALGGDFSALGEATRRWTSGRGFNAVLDLVGGPYVAASVDALASRGRLMLVGTVAGTHADIDLGKVLGKRLHLIGTVLRGRSLEEKVAAAASFEREALPDFVAGTLRPILDAEFPLERASEAHAYIESNQSFGKAVIVVA; from the coding sequence ATGAAAGCCATCGTCATTGCACGTCCCGGTGGACCCGAAGTGCTGGAACTGCGCGACGTGCCGCAGCCCGCGCCGGGGCCGGACGAAGTCCTGGTCCGCGTGCATGCCGCGGGCGTGAACCGCGCCGACCTGCTGCAACGCGCCGGGCGCTATCCCGCGCCTCCCGGAGTTCCCGCCGACATTCCCGGCATGGAGTTTTCCGGTGAAGTCGCCGATACCGGAGCGCGCGTAAAGCGCTGGCGCAAGGGCGATCGCGTCATGGGCCTGGTGGGCGGCGGCGCTTACGCCGAGTTCGTGGTCGCGCATGAAGGCGTTGTCGCCGCTGTGCCTGACAGCCTGAGCTGGACTGAAGCAGCGGCGATTCCGGAAGCTTTCATCACCGCTCACGATGCGCTGTGGTCCCAGGCTGAATTACAACCCGGCGAACGCGTACTGATCCACGCGGTGGCCAGCGGTGTGGGGCTGGCGGCCGTTCAACTCGCCCGCGCCCGCAATGCAGAACCCTTCGGGACTTCCCGCACGCCAGACAAGATCGAGCGCGCTCGCGCCTTCGGCCTGGTCGATGGCATCGCGCTGGGCGGCGACTTCTCCGCGCTGGGCGAAGCTACGCGTCGCTGGACGAGCGGGCGCGGCTTCAACGCCGTTCTCGATCTGGTCGGCGGGCCCTACGTCGCGGCCAGCGTTGATGCCCTCGCCTCGCGCGGCCGGCTGATGCTGGTCGGTACGGTCGCGGGCACTCACGCCGATATCGATCTCGGCAAGGTGCTCGGCAAACGCCTGCACCTGATCGGCACCGTCCTGCGCGGACGCAGTCTCGAAGAGAAGGTCGCTGCCGCCGCCAGCTTTGAGCGCGAGGCGCTGCCGGACTTCGTCGCGGGAACTCTGCGGCCGATCCTCGACGCCGAGTTTCCCCTGGAGAGGGCGTCTGAGGCCCATGCCTACATTGAAAGTAATCAGAGCTTCGGCAAGGCGGTCATCGTGGTCGCGTGA